CATGATCCGACATGAAAATTCCCCCCTTCTGGTAACGCCCGCAAAACTTATCTGGAGACTATTTATTATTGCCCCCAACCGCAATTTCGCCCTTTCTATTTATAGGTTAGACAATGATTACCCAATTTTATAGTGCCAAATTTATTTATTCAGCGCCTGCCTGGAGGGTAATTAAAGCTTATGTCCCTATTTCCCATCGTTTTCAAATCCAGCACGCCTTTCTCCTGAAAAGGAAAAACCCGTCTGCCAAAACCCAGAGCACGGGCCAAGTGTAATTGGCCCGCAATTTCGTAATTCAGCACCCGCTGGCCCTGGAGGGAAAGCATTTGTTGAACAAGGTTGATGAAGGTAGTGGTTACTTGCATTTCTACCTCAGCGCTCCCGAAACGAGGTACTGAAAAAGATTGATTGCTCAGCCCCTGGGCAAGCGGGTGTCCATTCAAATTAAGGCTTACCTCCATCCCATTAATGGATAAGGCGGCATCATTGGGGTTATCGA
This sequence is a window from Nitrosococcus oceani ATCC 19707. Protein-coding genes within it:
- a CDS encoding LEA type 2 family protein; translation: MPKIALIRKILASRLGVLALLSLALMACATLSNYERPRVYLTDFQFREASMLAQNFLLRLRIDNPNDAALSINGMEVSLNLNGHPLAQGLSNQSFSVPRFGSAEVEMQVTTTFINLVQQMLSLQGQRVLNYEIAGQLHLARALGFGRRVFPFQEKGVLDLKTMGNRDISFNYPPGRR